GGATCGACCATAATGACTCTTCAGTCGAAGTCAGGAGCATGTGATGTCCAAGATGCACCGGAAAAAAGACCTTGATGCCGCCAAGGAAAAGCTCTCTGGCAAGGCCTATGAGAAAGAGCTGAAAAACCTCCATGTCGAGCTGGTCAAGCTGCAGGAGTGGGTGGTGGCCAAGGGCCTCAAGGTGTGCATCCTCTTCGAAGGCCGCGACGGCGCCGGCAAGGGCGGCACCATCAAGGCCATCACCGAGCGGGTCAGCCCGCGGGTTTTCCGCACAGTGGCGCTGCCGGCGCCGACCGAGCGTGAAAAGACCCAGATGTACGCCCAGCGCTACCTCAACCACCTGCCGGCCGCCGGCGAGGTGGTGATCTTCGACCGCAGTTGGTACAACCGCGCCGGCGTCGAGCGGGTGATGGGGTTCTGCACCGAAGACCAGGCCGACAAGTTCCTCGCGGTGGTGCCGTTGCTCGAGAAGCTGATGGTGGAATCGGGGATCATCCTCATCAAGTACTGGCTCGAAGTCAGTGCCGAGGAGCAGACCCGCCGCCTTCAGGACCGTATCAACGACGGCCGCAAGCTGTGGAAGTTGTCGCCCATGGACCTCAAGTCGTACACCCGCTGGGACGATTACACCCGCGCCCGCGACGCGATGTTCGCCGCCTCGGATTCCTCCTGGGCGCCCTGGTACATGGCCCATTCCGACGACAAGCGGCGCGCCCGCCTCAACATCATCAGCCACCTGCTCACCCAGGTTCCCTACAAGGACATCACCCGCGAAGCGGTAGTGAAACTGCCCAAACGCGGGAAGATCGGCAAGTACAAGCCTTTGGCCTATCCCTTCAAAGTCATCGAAGATCGGCTGTGATGGGCATTCTACGCAAAGCCTAGAGGAGGTGATCCATGCCGCACGATGGAAGCCTCTTACAGGCGACAGTAGTTTTTCTGTTGGCCGTGGTATTGCTGGTACCTCTGGCGCAACGCTTGAAGATGGGCGCGGTGCCAGGCTACCTGCTGGCCGGTATCCTCATCGGCCCCTCGGTACTTGGCCTGTTGGGCAACCCGGACAACGTGGCACGCATTTCGGAAATGGGCGTGGTCATGCTGTTGTTCGTGATCGGCCTGGAGCTTTCGCCACGGCGGCTGTGGACCATGCGCCGGGCGCTTTTTGGTATCGGTTCGTTGCAGGTGGGGCTTACCGCTCTGGTGCTAGGGCTGCTGGCGTACTGGCTGTTCGGCCAGTCGAAGCCTGCGGCGATCGTGCTGGGCGTAGGCCTGGCGCTGTCCTCCACCGCCTTTGGCCTGCAAGTGCTGGCCGAGCGCAAGGACCTGGGCAAGCCGCACGGCCGGCTGGCGGTGGCCATCTTGCTGTTCCAGGACATTGCCGCGATTCCGCTGATTGCCGTGGTGCCGTTGCTTGGCGGCGATGTCAGCGTTGCCGACGAAGGTAACTGGCCGATGCTGGCGGTAGTGGCCGGCATCGGTGTGGTGATCATCTTCGGCCGTTACCTGTTGACCCCGTTGTTCAAGTGGACCGTTGGTTCCGGCCTGCCCGAGCTGTCCACCGCCACGGCACTGTTGGTGGTACTGGGCACCGCCTGGGTGATGGAGCACGTCGGGGTGTCCATGGCCCTGGGTGCCTTTCTCGCCGGCGTGCTGATGGCCGAGTCGCCTTTTCGCCATGAACTGGAAACCCAGATCGAACCGCTCAAGGGCTTGTTGCTGGGGTTGTTCTTCGTCGGTGTGGGCATGAGCGCCGACCTCGGCTTGCTGTTCTCCATGCCATGGGCAGTGCTGGGCCTGACCCTGCTGCTGGTCAGCATCAAGATGCCGTTGCTGTACGCCCTGGGGCGTTTTGCCGGCGGGCTGAAGCGGCATGAGGCGCTGTGCCTGGGCGTGGTGCTGGCATCTGGCGGCGAATTTGCCTTCGTGGTGTTCAAGCTGGCGCTCGAACATCAAGTGCTGACGCAGCAGGTGCACGACCTGCTGGTACTCGCCATCACCCTGTCGATGGCCGTGGTACCGCTGGTAATGCTGGCCCTGGCGCGTCAATTGCGGGACGGCACTGGCCCCGAGGGTGTGCCCGAGGCAGGCAAGTGAATGGCGCCACACGGCGTCTTGAATGTTTGGAGACCTAACAATGCAACAAGGACTAAAGCTGGACAGCGCTCTGTCTCGGGGTTTGCTCGACGTGCTGATCAAGGCCGGGTTGATTGCCGCACTGGTGATCTTCTCCTTCGAGGTGTTCCAGCCTTTTCTCGAGCTGATGCTGTGGGCGGTGATCCTCGCGGTCACGCTGTACCCATTGCAGCAGCGCATCAAGCGCGGTTCGGGGCTCAAGGACGGCTATGCAGCGACCCTGGTGGTGGTACTGGTGCTGGTGGTGCTGCTGGTGCCGATCTACCTGGTGGTGGTATCCATCGGCGAGTCGGTGGACAGCCTGGTGAACGTGCTCAAGAGCGGTGCCTGGAGTGTGCCGACTCCGCCCGATTCGGTGGCCAGCTGGCCGTTGATCGGGCCCAAGCTGCATGCCCTGTGGCTATCGGCCTCGCAGAGCTTGGCACCGTTGCTGAACAACATGATGCCCTACCTCAAGGGCGCGAGCTTGACCGTGCTGGGTGCTGCAGCCAGCGCGGGCGCGGCGTTCCTGCTGTTCATCGGGGCGATCATCATTTCCGGGGTCATCATGGCGTTCGGTGCGCGTGGCGAGATCGCCTCGCAACGCATCGCCATACGTGTTTCCGGCGAGGAGCGGGGTAAGCCGCTCGCCAGGCTGTGCACGGCAACCATCCGTGCGGTGGCCCAAGGGGTGATCGGCATCGCCTTCATCCAGATGCTGCTGATTGGTGTCGGCTTCGTGGTCAAGGGCGTGCCTGGGGCAGGGATGCTGGCTATCGCCGTGCTCATGCTGGGGATTGCCCAGGCGCCGGCGACCTTGGTCACGCTGCCAGTGATCCTGTATACCTTCCATGCCGAGGGTTTCACTGCCGCGACCATCATCTTCGCGGTCTACACCTTCGTCGCCGGGCTCGCCGACAACGTGCTCAAGCCGCTGCTGCTGGGGCGCGGGGTGGATGTGCCGATGCCGGTGGTGCTGATCGGCGCCTTGGGCGGCATGGTGGTCAAAGGCATCATCGGCCTGTTCATCGGCCCGGTGATTCTCGGTGTAACCTATGTGCTGTTCTGGCAGTGGGTCGCCCTGCAGGTGCCGGAACCCCCTGTTGAGCCGGACGCGTGAGGCACAGCATCAAATGGCCTTGCGTGTGTCATGCCGTCAGCTTGTTCGCCGTGCTGGCAGGCTGCACCCAGGTCGGCCCCGACTTCCAGCCACCACAGGAGCCGTGGCTGACGAGCTGGAGCACGCCACTGCTGGAACAGGCTGGGCAGCCAGCTGCGGCGCCGGACCTGCAGCAGTGGTGGGCGGTGTTCGCCGACCCCACCCTGGATGCGCTGATCGCTGAAGCCGACGCCCACAACACCAACCTGCGGGTAGCCGGCTTGCGCATTGCCGAGGCGCGCGCGCAGCTGGCCATCGTGCAGACCGGGCGTTATCCACAGCTTCAGCAGTTGCGTGCGCAGAGCCTGTACCTCAAGCAGGATCAGTCGGGCACACCCACTGCCCGCGATTCGGTGTTCTGGCAGTCCAGCGTGGGCTTCGACATCGGCTGGGAAATCGACTTCTGGGGGCGCTTCAGCCGCGCCATCGAAAGCGCCGACGCAGCCTACTTTGCCTCCCAGGCCAACTACGCCGACGCCATGGTGCTGCTGCGCGCCCAGGTGGCCGACACCTACTTCGCCGTGCGCACTACCGAGGCGCGGCTGGCGATTGCTCTGGAAAACGCCAAGCGCCAGGCGCGCAGCCTGGAGATTACCGAGCGGCTGTTTCGCCACGGTGAGAACGATGAGCTCGACTGGCAGCAGGCGCGCACCCAGTACCTGGCGACCCAGGCCACCATCCCCGAGTTCGAGAACCAGCTCAATGCGCTGCATAACGTGCTGTGTTCGCTGCTAGGTCGCCCGCCTGGGCCGCTGCCCGAGTTGCAGGCGCGCCATGGCCAGTTGCCGTTGCCCGACCGCGCCGTGCTGCAGGACGTGCCCGCCAACCTGCTGTTGCGCCGGCCGGATGTGCGTGCGGCCGAGCAGGCCGTGGCAGCGCAGTCGGCCTTGGTCGGCGTTGCCGAAGCGGACCTTTATCCACAGATCAGCTTGCTCGGCAGCATTGGTTGGAGCTTCGCCTCGGCCAACCACTTGCCCAATAGCTTCGACGTGGCCGCAGGGCCGAGCCTGATCTGGAACCCGTTCGACTATGGCCGGCGCAAGAATGCCGTGCGCGTAGAGGATGCGCGCCTGCAGCAACTGATCGAGCTGTACCACCAGGGCGTGCGCGAAGCGGCGCGCGAGGCTGACGATGCCGCCAGCGGCCTGGTGCGTTCGCTGCAAAGTGCCAACATCCGCCATGATGCTTCGCAGGCGGCCCAGCGTTCGTTGAACCTGGCCAGCTCGCAATACCGCGAGGGTTTCGCCGATTTCCAGCGCGTGCTCGACGCCCAACAACTGTTGTTACAGCAACAGGACGGCTACTTGGTCAGCCGTGGTAATGCGGTGAGTAGCTTGGTGAGCTTGTACAAGGCACTGGGCGGTGGCTGGAATACCCGCCACGAGCCCATCGACCATGAAACGCGTCGGCAGATGCAGCAACGTACCGACTGGGGCGATCTGCTCGATGCCCCTGCACAGGGTGGAAACCAATGAGCGATATCAAGGAAACGCCCCCTGCACAGGCCCCAGCCCCAGACCGCGGCATGCGCTGGGTACTTTTGGCGATCGTCGTGAGCCTGGTCTGGTACCTGCTCGCCGACCGCTTCACGCCCTACACCCAGCAGGCTCGCCTGCAGGCCTACGTGGTGCCGGTGGCGGCGGAGGTCGCGGGCCAGGTCAAGCGCGTGGCGGTGGGCAACAACCAGCAAGTGCGGCGCGGCGATGTGCTGTTCGAACTGGATCAGGACCAGTACCGCATCGCGATGCAACGTGCCGAGGCCGACCTCGATACCGTGAAGCGGCAGGTGGGGGCCAGTACCGCCGGCATCGATTCGGCCCAGGCGTCTCTGGTAGCGGCACAGGCCAACGAGCGCAAGGCCCGTCAAGATGCAGAAAGGCTCAAGCGTCTGATCGAGGAAGACCCAGGCACGGTATCGGTACGCCGCCTGGAAGGGGCGCAGGCGACCCGCGACCAGGCCATCAGCAAGGTGGCGGCGGCCCGCGCCGAGGTAGTACGGGCGCGTGAGCAGCAAGGGGGTGACGAGGCCAACAACGCACAATTGCGCAGCGCTGCGGCCAATGTCGAAAAAGCGCGGCTGGACCTCGCCCGAACGGTGGTGCGCGCCGAGGCCAACGGGCTGATCACCGACCTGCGCACGGACGTTGGCCACTACGTCGGCGCCGGCACGCCGATGATGACGCTGATCGCCATCCATGACGTGTGGATCAGTGCCGACATGACCGAGAACAACCTTGGCCGGTTGCGTCCTGGCGTGCCGGTGCTGGTGGTGCTCGATTCCCTGCCGGGGGAAGTGCTGAAAGGGCGAATCCGCAGCATCGGCTATGGCGTGAGCGTCGGCCAGAGCGCGCCGCCAGGCAGCTTGCCGACGGTGCAGAACAGCCGCGAATGGCTGCGCTCGGCGCAGCGCTTCCCGGTGATCGTCGAGCTTGATCGTGACCAGTTGCAGGACCGCTCTGGCCTACGCGTGGGCGGGCAGGCTGAAGTCATGGCACTGCCCGGCGAGGGCAACCCGCTGAATCTGCTGGGCCGGTTGTTCATGTGGCTGATGAGCTGGCTGGCCTATGCCTATTGAGCTACGCCAGCTGCGCGCCCTGCGCCTGGCCTGGGGTGTGGCGCTGTGCCTGGCGGCGAGCTTTGGCCTGGGGCTGCCGGTGCCGATCCTGGCGCCGGTGTTCGCGGTATTGCTGCTGGCCATGCGCAGCCAGCCACTGCCCTTGCGCGCGGCGCCGTTGCTGGCCGTGCTGGTGCTGCTCAGTTGCGGCAGCGGCCTGCTGCTGATTCCCTTGTTGCGCCATGCCCCGCTGAGCGGGGTATTGCTGGTCGGTATTGGCGTGTTCCTGGTGCTGCGCTACGCGCTCAAGGGGGGCAATGGCCTGGTGGCGAACCTGCTGGTGATTGGCCTGACCATGATCGCCGCAGCCGGTACCAGCGATTTCACCCTGGCACTGTCCGTGGTCGAAGCCTTGGCCAAGGGCATGTTGCTGGCCACCCTCGGCACATCGCTGGCCCATGTGCTGTTTCCCGAGCCCGCCGATGCACCTGCGCAACCTTCACCGCCGCTGCTTGCCAATGAGGATGTTAGCTGGGTCGCCCTGCGCGCCACGCTGATCGTCATGCCGGCATTTCTGCTGGCGCTGATCGCACCGGACCAATTCATGCCGCTGATCATGAAGTCGGTGAGCCTGGGTCAGCAGGCCGAGGAAACCCGCGCCCGCCACGCCAGCCGCGAGCTGATTGGCTCGACCTTGCTGGCCGGGGTGCTGGCAATACTGATCTGGGGAGCGTTGAGCCTGTTCGTGCACCTGTGGATGTTTTTCCTGTGGGTGCTGCTGTTCACGCTCTGGCAGGCAAGGCGGCTCTATCGCGTGGTGGCGACCCGGCATAGCCCGGGTTACTGGGTGAGCTGCCTGACGACGGTGTTGATCCTGCTTGGGCAGTCGGTGCAGGACAGTGCCGGTGGGCAGGATGTGTACCGTGCCTTTGCCGTGCGCATGGCGTTGTTTCTTGCGGTGTCGGTGTATGCCAGTGTCATGCTGAGCTGGATCGATCGGCGTAGGGTTCGGGCTGTTTAGGTGGCTTTACCGGCCCTATCGCCGGCAAGCTGGCGCCCACAGGGATGGTGTGATCTTGAGCAAGGCGCTCTTCCTGTGGGAGCCGGCTTGCCGCCGATAGGGCCAGACCAGGCTGCCTAAGGCCTTCCTCCTGAAACTCGGCTTAGTGTAAGGAGGCCGGAAACGGCGACGCCCCCTTCGCCGGTAAGCCGGCGAAGGGGGCGTCGCGGGTGTAGCGTTATACGTTGAAGCGGAAGTGCATCACATCGCCGTCCTTGACGATGTAGTCCTTGCCTTCCAGGCGCCACTTGCCGGCTTCCTTGGCACCGCCTTCACCCTTGAACTGGATGAAGTCGTCATAGGCCACCACTTCGGCGCGGATGAAGCCTTTTTCGAAGTCGGTGTGGATCACGCCAGCGGCTTGTGGCGCGGTGGCGCCGACGCGGACGGTCCAGGCGCGTACTTCCTGCACGCCGGCAGTGAAGTAGGTCTGCAGGTTGAGCAGCTCGTAACCGGCGCGGATCACGCGGTTCAGGCCAGGTTCTTCCAGGCCCAGGGCCTCGAGGAACATGTCCTTTTCTTCGCCGTCGTCGAGCTCGGCGATTTCAGCTTCGATCTTGTTGCACACCGGCACCACGACCGCGCCTTCTTCCTCGGCGATGGCCTTGACCACGTCCAGGTGCGGGTTGTTGTCGAAGCCGTCTTCGGCGACGTTGGCGATGTACATCACCGGCTTGCTGGTCAGCAGGTGGAAGCCACGGATGACGGCCTTCTCGTCGTCAGCCATGTTCTTCATCAGGCTGCGCGCCGGCTTGCCTTCGGTGAAGTGAGGGATCAGTTTTTCCAGGATGGCCTTCTGCGCCAGGGCTTCCTTGTCGCCGCCCTTGGCATTGCGGGTAACCTTCTGCAGTTGCTTCTCGCAGCTGTCGAGGTCGGCGAAGATCAGCTCCAGGTCGATGATCTCAATGTCGCGCTTGGGGTCGACGCTGTTGGAAACGTGAATCACGTTCTCGTCTTCGAAGCAGCGCACCACGTGGGCGATGGCGTCGGTCTCGCGGATGTTGGCGAGGAATTTGTTGCCCAGGCCTTCACCCTTTGAGGCACCGGCTACCAGGCCGGCGATGTCGACGAACTCCATGGTGGTCGGCAGGATGCGGTTGGGCTTGACGATTTCCGCCAGCGCCGCCAGGCGCGCGTCGGGCATCGGCACGATGCCGCTGTTCGGCTCGATGGTGCAGAAGGGGAAGTTCTCCGCCGCGATGCCAGACTTGGTCAGGGCGTTGAACAGGGTGGACTTGCCGACGTTGGGCAGGCCGACGATGCCGCAATTGAAACCCATGGGTATTCCCCTCTCTAGGAAATCAGGCCTTCTGGCTGTGCAGCTCGCGCATCGCCTTGGCGAAATCGCCGGCGAGCACGTCCGGCAGCACGCCGAGGGCAAAATCGATGCTGGCGTCGAGCTTCTCCTGCTCGGCGCGCGGCGCGCGGCCCAGGACGAAGTTGGAGACCAGTTTGGCGTCGCCCGGGTGGCCAATGCCAAGCCGCAGGCGGTGGAAGTCGTTCTGGTTGCCGAGCTGCGCGATGATGTCGCGCAGGCCGTTGTGCCCACCATGGCCACCGCCGCGCTTGAGCTTGGCGACGCCTGGCGGCAGGTCGAGTTCGTCATGCGCCACCAGAATGGCCTCCGGTTTGATCCGGAAGAAATTGGCCAAAGCCGCCACGGACTGACCGCTACGGTTCATGTAGGTGGTGGGGATGAGCAGACGAACGTCGTTGCCCTGATGGCTGAATTTAGCCGTCAGGCCGAAATACTTGCGGTCAGCGGTCAAGGAGACGCGCTGGGCGCTGGCAATGCGTTCAACGAAAAGAGCCCCTGCGTTATGCCGGGTCTGTTCGTATTCGGGGCCGGGGTTACCCAGGCCGACGATCAACTGGATGGCGGTCACGTAGGGGCTCTTCCTTGGAGTTGGTGGGTTACGGTGCGCGGCACTGTAACCCGATCAACACCGGCGCGCGAGTGGATTACTCAGCGGCGCCTGCTTCAGCTTCTGGAGCAACGCGTGGTGCGTGAACGTTGGCAACAGCTTTGTCATCACCGTGGGCCAGAGCGACGAACTCTACGCCTTTCGGAGCTTTCAGGTCCGACAGGTGGATGATGGTGCCAATTTCAGCATTGGCCAGGTCGACTTCGATGAACTCTGGCAGGTCTTTGGCTTCGCAGGAAACTTCGATCTGCGATTCAACGTGCGAGATCTCGCCGCCTTTCTTGACCGGTGCTTCTTCGTTGATGAAGTGCACTGGAACAACAGCGGTCAGCTTCTGGCCAGCAACGACGCGAACGAAGTCGGCGTGCATGATGAAGCCTTTGGCTGGGTGGCGCTGCATGGCCTTGACCACGACGTTCTGCTTGGCGCCATCGACGTTCAGCTCGATAACGTGGCTGAAGGCAGCTTCGTTTTCGAACAGCTTGGCGATTTCCTTGGCCACGATGGTCAGGGATTGAGCTTCTTTATCGCCACCGTAGACAACGGCAGGGATGTTGGCGGAGTGACGCAGGCGGCGGCTCGCACCTTTCCCCAGGTCAGTACGCGCTTGGGCGTTCAGAGTGAAATCAGTCATTTTGTTTCTCCAAAATAGCCTCCCGAGGGCGTTTGCGACCAGCGCCAACGGGGATGGCAAAAAAGCCCCGCCCCAACGAATGCTGGGGCGGGGCGCTTCACATCAACACGTGTTCCGCTTAGCGGAACATCGCGCTGATCGATTCTTCGTTGCTGATGCGGCGTACCGCTTCAGCGACAACCGGTGCGATATCCAGCTGGCGGATACGGTCACAGGCTTGAGCAGCGGCGGACAGCGGAACGGTGTTGGTCACCACCAGCTCGTCCAGTACCGACTTCTCGATGTTCTCGATCGCGCGGCCCGACAGGACAGGGTGCGTGCAGTAGGCGTAAACCTTGGCAGCGCCGTGTTCTTTCAGGGCCTTGGCCGCGTGGCACAGGGTGCCGGCGGTATCGACCATATCGTCTACCAGGATGCAAGTGCGCCCTTCGACATCACCGATGATGTGCATCACTTCGGAGTGATTGGCCTTTTCGCGGCGTTTGTCGATGATACCCAGGTCGACACCCAGGGACTTGGCGACGGCACGTGCGCGCACGACACCACCGATGTCCGGGGAGACGATCATCAGGTTCTCGAAACGCTGGTCTTCGATGTCGTCGACCAGTACGGGCGAGCCGTAGATGTTGTCGACGGGGATATCGAAGAAGCCCTGGATCTGGTCAGCGTGCAGGTCGACGGTGAGAACACGGTCGATACCCACGACAGTGAGCATGTCAGCGACGACTTTGGCGCTGATGGCTACACGTGCCGAACGCGGACGGCGGTCCTGGCGGGCGTATCCGAAGTAAGGAATCACAGCAGTGATTCGCGACGCAGAGGAGCGGCGGAAGGCATCAGCCATCACGACCAGTTCCATCAGATTGTCGTTGGTAGGGGCACAGGTTGGCTGGATGATGAACACGTCCTTACCGCGAACGTTTTCATTGATCTCAGCACTGATTTCGCCGTCGGAGAACTTACCGACAGAAACATCACCCAGTGGAATATGCAGCTGACGTACGACACGCCGAGCCAGATCGGGGTTAGCGTTCCCCGTAAAGACCATCATCTTGGACACGCGCAGTACCTGAAGGCTGAGGGTATACCTGGATGAGTATAAGGAAAATGGCAGGGGCGGCTGGATTCGAACCAACGCATGGCAGGATCAAAACCTGCTGCCTTACCGCTTGGCGACGCCCCTGTATCTGTTGCTGCGAGCGCTAGGCACTCGACTTCTTGATCAGACTTTGCAGCTCACGATGCAACATCGAAATATTGCTTCCTTTCGCCACAAACCCTGTTTGGGTCGCTGAAAGAAGGGCCAGAACTTTATCAGCTTCGGCTTTGCTTGGGAAGGCCCCAAACACACAACTTCCAGTTCCGGTAAGCCGAGCATTTGTGAATTTACCCAGCGAATTCAACGCATTGCGAACTTCTGGGTAACTCTGCTCTACCACCGGTTGGCAGTCATTTCGACTGTTTCCCTCGGGAACGGGGCGCATCTTAAGGGGGAGGGAATCACGTGTCAACTGCGGATGTGAAAAAATTTCTACTGTGCTGACAGACACTTGCGGCACCAGCACGACATACCAGGGCTCTTCTGGGTCGACGGGGGTCAGTTGCTC
The Pseudomonas sp. KU43P genome window above contains:
- the ychF gene encoding redox-regulated ATPase YchF, producing the protein MGFNCGIVGLPNVGKSTLFNALTKSGIAAENFPFCTIEPNSGIVPMPDARLAALAEIVKPNRILPTTMEFVDIAGLVAGASKGEGLGNKFLANIRETDAIAHVVRCFEDENVIHVSNSVDPKRDIEIIDLELIFADLDSCEKQLQKVTRNAKGGDKEALAQKAILEKLIPHFTEGKPARSLMKNMADDEKAVIRGFHLLTSKPVMYIANVAEDGFDNNPHLDVVKAIAEEEGAVVVPVCNKIEAEIAELDDGEEKDMFLEALGLEEPGLNRVIRAGYELLNLQTYFTAGVQEVRAWTVRVGATAPQAAGVIHTDFEKGFIRAEVVAYDDFIQFKGEGGAKEAGKWRLEGKDYIVKDGDVMHFRFNV
- the pth gene encoding aminoacyl-tRNA hydrolase, giving the protein MTAIQLIVGLGNPGPEYEQTRHNAGALFVERIASAQRVSLTADRKYFGLTAKFSHQGNDVRLLIPTTYMNRSGQSVAALANFFRIKPEAILVAHDELDLPPGVAKLKRGGGHGGHNGLRDIIAQLGNQNDFHRLRLGIGHPGDAKLVSNFVLGRAPRAEQEKLDASIDFALGVLPDVLAGDFAKAMRELHSQKA
- a CDS encoding AI-2E family transporter; its protein translation is MQQGLKLDSALSRGLLDVLIKAGLIAALVIFSFEVFQPFLELMLWAVILAVTLYPLQQRIKRGSGLKDGYAATLVVVLVLVVLLVPIYLVVVSIGESVDSLVNVLKSGAWSVPTPPDSVASWPLIGPKLHALWLSASQSLAPLLNNMMPYLKGASLTVLGAAASAGAAFLLFIGAIIISGVIMAFGARGEIASQRIAIRVSGEERGKPLARLCTATIRAVAQGVIGIAFIQMLLIGVGFVVKGVPGAGMLAIAVLMLGIAQAPATLVTLPVILYTFHAEGFTAATIIFAVYTFVAGLADNVLKPLLLGRGVDVPMPVVLIGALGGMVVKGIIGLFIGPVILGVTYVLFWQWVALQVPEPPVEPDA
- a CDS encoding monovalent cation:proton antiporter-2 (CPA2) family protein, whose translation is MPHDGSLLQATVVFLLAVVLLVPLAQRLKMGAVPGYLLAGILIGPSVLGLLGNPDNVARISEMGVVMLLFVIGLELSPRRLWTMRRALFGIGSLQVGLTALVLGLLAYWLFGQSKPAAIVLGVGLALSSTAFGLQVLAERKDLGKPHGRLAVAILLFQDIAAIPLIAVVPLLGGDVSVADEGNWPMLAVVAGIGVVIIFGRYLLTPLFKWTVGSGLPELSTATALLVVLGTAWVMEHVGVSMALGAFLAGVLMAESPFRHELETQIEPLKGLLLGLFFVGVGMSADLGLLFSMPWAVLGLTLLLVSIKMPLLYALGRFAGGLKRHEALCLGVVLASGGEFAFVVFKLALEHQVLTQQVHDLLVLAITLSMAVVPLVMLALARQLRDGTGPEGVPEAGK
- the ppk2 gene encoding polyphosphate kinase 2, whose amino-acid sequence is MSKMHRKKDLDAAKEKLSGKAYEKELKNLHVELVKLQEWVVAKGLKVCILFEGRDGAGKGGTIKAITERVSPRVFRTVALPAPTEREKTQMYAQRYLNHLPAAGEVVIFDRSWYNRAGVERVMGFCTEDQADKFLAVVPLLEKLMVESGIILIKYWLEVSAEEQTRRLQDRINDGRKLWKLSPMDLKSYTRWDDYTRARDAMFAASDSSWAPWYMAHSDDKRRARLNIISHLLTQVPYKDITREAVVKLPKRGKIGKYKPLAYPFKVIEDRL
- a CDS encoding 50S ribosomal protein L25/general stress protein Ctc, which translates into the protein MTDFTLNAQARTDLGKGASRRLRHSANIPAVVYGGDKEAQSLTIVAKEIAKLFENEAAFSHVIELNVDGAKQNVVVKAMQRHPAKGFIMHADFVRVVAGQKLTAVVPVHFINEEAPVKKGGEISHVESQIEVSCEAKDLPEFIEVDLANAEIGTIIHLSDLKAPKGVEFVALAHGDDKAVANVHAPRVAPEAEAGAAE
- a CDS encoding DUF2955 domain-containing protein, whose amino-acid sequence is MPIELRQLRALRLAWGVALCLAASFGLGLPVPILAPVFAVLLLAMRSQPLPLRAAPLLAVLVLLSCGSGLLLIPLLRHAPLSGVLLVGIGVFLVLRYALKGGNGLVANLLVIGLTMIAAAGTSDFTLALSVVEALAKGMLLATLGTSLAHVLFPEPADAPAQPSPPLLANEDVSWVALRATLIVMPAFLLALIAPDQFMPLIMKSVSLGQQAEETRARHASRELIGSTLLAGVLAILIWGALSLFVHLWMFFLWVLLFTLWQARRLYRVVATRHSPGYWVSCLTTVLILLGQSVQDSAGGQDVYRAFAVRMALFLAVSVYASVMLSWIDRRRVRAV
- a CDS encoding ribose-phosphate pyrophosphokinase; protein product: MSKMMVFTGNANPDLARRVVRQLHIPLGDVSVGKFSDGEISAEINENVRGKDVFIIQPTCAPTNDNLMELVVMADAFRRSSASRITAVIPYFGYARQDRRPRSARVAISAKVVADMLTVVGIDRVLTVDLHADQIQGFFDIPVDNIYGSPVLVDDIEDQRFENLMIVSPDIGGVVRARAVAKSLGVDLGIIDKRREKANHSEVMHIIGDVEGRTCILVDDMVDTAGTLCHAAKALKEHGAAKVYAYCTHPVLSGRAIENIEKSVLDELVVTNTVPLSAAAQACDRIRQLDIAPVVAEAVRRISNEESISAMFR
- a CDS encoding TolC family protein; the protein is MRHSIKWPCVCHAVSLFAVLAGCTQVGPDFQPPQEPWLTSWSTPLLEQAGQPAAAPDLQQWWAVFADPTLDALIAEADAHNTNLRVAGLRIAEARAQLAIVQTGRYPQLQQLRAQSLYLKQDQSGTPTARDSVFWQSSVGFDIGWEIDFWGRFSRAIESADAAYFASQANYADAMVLLRAQVADTYFAVRTTEARLAIALENAKRQARSLEITERLFRHGENDELDWQQARTQYLATQATIPEFENQLNALHNVLCSLLGRPPGPLPELQARHGQLPLPDRAVLQDVPANLLLRRPDVRAAEQAVAAQSALVGVAEADLYPQISLLGSIGWSFASANHLPNSFDVAAGPSLIWNPFDYGRRKNAVRVEDARLQQLIELYHQGVREAAREADDAASGLVRSLQSANIRHDASQAAQRSLNLASSQYREGFADFQRVLDAQQLLLQQQDGYLVSRGNAVSSLVSLYKALGGGWNTRHEPIDHETRRQMQQRTDWGDLLDAPAQGGNQ
- a CDS encoding HlyD family secretion protein, whose protein sequence is MSDIKETPPAQAPAPDRGMRWVLLAIVVSLVWYLLADRFTPYTQQARLQAYVVPVAAEVAGQVKRVAVGNNQQVRRGDVLFELDQDQYRIAMQRAEADLDTVKRQVGASTAGIDSAQASLVAAQANERKARQDAERLKRLIEEDPGTVSVRRLEGAQATRDQAISKVAAARAEVVRAREQQGGDEANNAQLRSAAANVEKARLDLARTVVRAEANGLITDLRTDVGHYVGAGTPMMTLIAIHDVWISADMTENNLGRLRPGVPVLVVLDSLPGEVLKGRIRSIGYGVSVGQSAPPGSLPTVQNSREWLRSAQRFPVIVELDRDQLQDRSGLRVGGQAEVMALPGEGNPLNLLGRLFMWLMSWLAYAY